Proteins co-encoded in one Sulfurimonas sp. HSL1-2 genomic window:
- the hslV gene encoding ATP-dependent protease subunit HslV — MFDATTILAYKSEGKAVIGGDGQVTFGNTVLKNNATKIRKLHNGQVLAGFAGSTADAFNLFDMFEEFLSARKGDMVKAIIDFSKAWRKDKVLRRLEAMMIVLNTEHIFILTGNGDVVEPEDGQIASIGSGGNYAIASARALKKHADLAPEALVEESLHIAADLCIYTNHEIKILTLEASEA, encoded by the coding sequence ATGTTCGACGCAACGACGATCCTCGCCTACAAAAGTGAGGGCAAGGCGGTCATCGGCGGCGACGGGCAGGTCACCTTCGGAAACACCGTCCTCAAAAACAATGCTACCAAGATCCGCAAACTGCACAACGGCCAGGTCCTGGCCGGCTTTGCCGGCTCCACGGCGGACGCTTTCAACCTCTTTGATATGTTCGAGGAGTTCCTCTCCGCGCGCAAAGGCGACATGGTCAAGGCTATCATCGACTTCTCCAAAGCGTGGCGGAAGGACAAGGTGCTGCGCCGTCTCGAAGCGATGATGATCGTCCTCAATACCGAGCACATCTTCATCCTGACCGGCAACGGTGACGTCGTCGAGCCCGAAGACGGACAGATCGCTTCCATCGGCAGCGGCGGGAACTACGCCATCGCCAGTGCCCGGGCCCTGAAGAAACACGCGGACCTGGCCCCCGAAGCCCTCGTCGAAGAGAGCCTGCATATCGCGGCGGATCTCTGCATCTACACCAACCACGAGATCAAAATCCTGACCCTGGAGGCCTCGGAAGCATGA
- the rplI gene encoding 50S ribosomal protein L9 — protein MRVLLIKDVKSLGKAGEIKEVKDGYGKNFLIGKGFARHATDEVIAEWEEAKRQAAANEAQEIADLTAMKAKLETLEVTIAKKLGDTGHLFGAVTKDDIAKALEDAHGITIDKKHIEAKKAIKMTGKHEVDLKLGHGIHALLHLDIVGA, from the coding sequence ATGAGAGTACTGTTGATCAAAGATGTCAAAAGCCTCGGAAAAGCCGGTGAGATCAAAGAGGTGAAGGACGGCTACGGCAAGAACTTCCTGATCGGCAAAGGATTTGCCAGACATGCCACCGACGAGGTCATCGCCGAGTGGGAAGAGGCGAAGCGCCAGGCTGCCGCGAATGAGGCCCAGGAGATCGCCGACCTCACCGCCATGAAAGCGAAGCTAGAAACCCTCGAAGTCACCATCGCCAAAAAGCTCGGTGACACCGGTCACCTCTTCGGTGCCGTCACCAAAGATGACATTGCCAAGGCGCTCGAGGATGCACACGGCATCACCATCGATAAAAAACATATCGAAGCCAAAAAGGCGATCAAAATGACCGGAAAACACGAGGTCGACCTCAAACTCGGCCACGGCATCCACGCGCTGCTGCATCTCGACATCGTAGGTGCGTAA
- a CDS encoding ferredoxin-thioredoxin reductase catalytic domain-containing protein, whose protein sequence is MAGGITKIDINSDEFQSELERTVRFTDKVVEQFGWSYNPDAEINEGIQLGLTRNKLMHGKRYCPCFFVTGDKEQDRICPCKPAIEKEIPEDGVCHCQIFCTPEYAAQHRSEEEIEEVVHQHSRGLSAEECALLLQKEQFDGDELAALLEGRALGMVDFKLIDVREHMEWQMGHIKGADRLIPTSSFFDTLESAKLSKQEKLIVYCHVGSRSAHCQRILSDMGYENVGNLTYGIVAYGGELER, encoded by the coding sequence ATGGCCGGCGGAATTACGAAGATCGATATCAACTCTGACGAATTCCAGAGCGAGCTCGAGCGGACGGTCCGCTTCACCGACAAAGTCGTCGAGCAGTTCGGCTGGTCCTACAACCCCGACGCGGAGATCAACGAGGGCATTCAGCTGGGGCTGACGCGCAACAAACTGATGCACGGCAAACGCTACTGCCCCTGCTTCTTCGTCACCGGCGACAAGGAACAGGACCGCATCTGCCCCTGCAAACCGGCCATCGAAAAAGAGATCCCCGAAGACGGCGTCTGCCACTGCCAGATCTTCTGCACCCCCGAATACGCTGCCCAGCACCGCAGCGAAGAGGAGATCGAAGAGGTCGTCCACCAGCACTCCCGCGGGCTTAGCGCCGAAGAGTGTGCGCTCCTGCTTCAAAAAGAACAGTTCGACGGCGACGAGCTCGCCGCCCTGCTCGAGGGACGTGCACTCGGGATGGTCGATTTCAAACTGATCGACGTCCGCGAACACATGGAGTGGCAAATGGGGCATATCAAGGGCGCCGACCGCCTCATCCCCACCAGCAGTTTCTTCGATACCCTGGAGAGTGCGAAGCTTTCCAAGCAGGAGAAGCTGATCGTCTACTGCCACGTCGGCAGCCGCAGCGCACACTGCCAGCGTATCCTCAGCGACATGGGGTATGAAAACGTCGGAAACCTGACCTACGGGATCGTCGCCTACGGCGGCGAACTCGAACGCTGA
- a CDS encoding argininosuccinate synthase — translation MKKEVKKVVLAYSGGLDTSVILKWLQDEYQCEVVTFTADIGQGEEVEPARQKALSLGIKPENIFIDDLREEFVRDYVFPMFRANAIYEGEYLLGTSIARPLIAKRQAEIAKITGADGVSHGATGKGNDQVRFELGYLGQNSSLTIIAPWREWDLNSREKLLAYAEQHGIKIEKSGKKSPYSMDANLLHISYEGGILEDPAAEPEEDMWRWTVSPEAAPDEPEYIEIGYKNGDPVSLNGEALSPATMLETLNKLAGKHGIGRADIVENRYVGMKSRGCYETPGGTIMLKAHRAIESITLDREEAHLKDELMPRYASLIYNGYWFAPEREMLQAAIDKTQENVEGTVRLKLYKGNVVVVGRSSEQSLFNPEYCTFEEDAVYDQKDANGFIKLNALRFIIAGKARKQ, via the coding sequence ATGAAAAAAGAAGTCAAAAAAGTCGTTTTGGCCTACTCCGGCGGCCTGGACACCAGCGTCATCCTCAAGTGGCTGCAGGATGAGTACCAGTGCGAAGTCGTCACCTTTACCGCCGATATCGGCCAGGGCGAAGAGGTCGAACCTGCACGCCAGAAGGCGCTCAGCCTCGGTATCAAACCTGAAAACATCTTTATCGACGACCTGCGCGAAGAGTTCGTCCGCGACTACGTCTTCCCGATGTTCCGCGCCAACGCCATCTACGAAGGCGAGTACCTTCTGGGCACTTCCATCGCCCGTCCGCTGATCGCCAAGCGCCAGGCCGAGATCGCCAAGATCACCGGTGCCGACGGCGTCAGCCACGGTGCGACCGGCAAAGGGAACGACCAGGTCCGCTTCGAGCTGGGCTACCTGGGCCAGAACAGCAGCCTCACCATCATCGCCCCGTGGCGCGAATGGGACCTCAACTCCCGCGAAAAGCTGCTCGCCTACGCCGAACAGCACGGCATCAAGATCGAGAAGAGCGGGAAAAAATCCCCCTACTCCATGGACGCCAACCTCCTGCACATCTCCTACGAAGGGGGCATCCTTGAAGATCCCGCCGCGGAACCCGAAGAAGATATGTGGCGCTGGACCGTCTCCCCGGAGGCGGCACCGGACGAGCCCGAGTACATCGAGATCGGCTATAAAAACGGCGACCCGGTCAGCCTGAACGGTGAAGCCCTCTCCCCGGCAACAATGCTCGAGACCCTGAACAAGCTGGCGGGCAAACACGGTATCGGCCGCGCCGATATCGTCGAGAACCGCTACGTCGGGATGAAGAGCCGCGGCTGTTACGAAACGCCGGGCGGTACGATCATGCTCAAAGCGCACCGTGCCATCGAGTCCATCACCCTCGACCGTGAAGAGGCGCACCTCAAAGACGAGCTGATGCCGCGCTATGCCAGCCTGATCTATAACGGCTACTGGTTCGCACCGGAGCGCGAGATGCTCCAGGCTGCCATCGACAAGACCCAGGAGAACGTCGAAGGGACAGTCCGTCTCAAGCTCTACAAGGGCAACGTCGTCGTCGTCGGCCGCAGCTCCGAGCAGTCGCTGTTCAACCCGGAATACTGTACCTTCGAAGAGGACGCGGTCTACGACCAGAAAGACGCCAACGGCTTCATCAAGCTCAACGCCCTGCGCTTCATCATCGCGGGCAAAGCGCGCAAGCAGTAA
- a CDS encoding peptidoglycan DD-metalloendopeptidase family protein — MIRFALLLGLLLTVAVAAKSIDDKIDETSKSLSSFDRNYASVNAKMAKTAKAILKKKRTVLTQQKKIASLESALQGKAATLSGAKEELITLAETQETLEANRKKLRDDLADLMARIISLAMIQEDNNTLSPDTIIGEAVFAALNEQTKAQITKLGNDYRANEAALKQLTEKTARLKTDIASIEQEKRDLQKAKRANETALGDLKTKKGRYKKELQKILAQKSALKQTLAQLHIIQESESQKAAARQEEQRNEALLASKEVPDVRSVGSSYHKAQTRRYRGSKTIAPLDAYTVLKRYGTYTDPIYKIKIFNESVSLQPKTPDAKVKAVFNGKVILAQETPMLENVVIIEHADGLHTIYAHLDQIAPTVSKGKRLKKGSVIGRVNDELMFEVTQKNYHIDPLQVIR; from the coding sequence ATGATCCGGTTCGCACTGCTGCTTGGCCTTCTGCTCACTGTCGCCGTGGCGGCCAAGAGCATCGACGACAAGATTGACGAGACCTCCAAAAGTCTCAGCTCTTTCGACCGAAACTACGCCTCGGTGAATGCCAAAATGGCCAAGACCGCCAAGGCGATCCTGAAAAAAAAGCGGACCGTCCTCACCCAGCAGAAGAAGATCGCGTCGCTCGAGTCGGCACTGCAGGGCAAAGCCGCCACCCTCTCCGGCGCCAAAGAAGAGCTGATCACGCTTGCGGAAACGCAGGAGACCCTCGAAGCGAACCGCAAAAAGCTTCGCGACGACCTGGCCGACCTCATGGCCCGCATCATCTCCCTCGCGATGATCCAGGAGGACAACAACACCCTCTCCCCCGATACCATCATCGGCGAGGCAGTCTTTGCCGCTTTGAACGAACAGACCAAAGCACAGATCACAAAACTGGGCAATGACTACCGCGCGAACGAAGCGGCCCTGAAACAGCTGACGGAAAAAACGGCACGGCTCAAAACGGACATCGCCTCGATCGAGCAGGAGAAACGCGATCTCCAAAAAGCGAAAAGAGCGAACGAGACAGCCCTGGGCGACCTGAAGACAAAAAAGGGCCGCTACAAGAAAGAGCTACAGAAGATCCTGGCACAGAAATCCGCCCTGAAACAGACCCTGGCCCAGCTGCACATCATCCAGGAGAGCGAATCGCAAAAAGCGGCCGCACGCCAGGAAGAGCAGCGCAACGAAGCGCTGCTCGCCTCCAAAGAGGTCCCCGATGTACGTTCGGTCGGCAGCAGCTACCACAAGGCGCAGACCCGCCGCTACCGGGGCTCAAAGACGATTGCGCCGCTGGATGCCTATACGGTACTGAAGCGCTACGGCACCTATACCGACCCGATCTACAAAATCAAGATCTTCAACGAGTCGGTCTCCCTGCAGCCCAAAACCCCCGACGCCAAGGTCAAAGCGGTCTTCAACGGCAAGGTCATTCTCGCTCAGGAGACGCCGATGCTCGAGAACGTCGTCATTATCGAACACGCCGACGGGCTGCATACAATCTACGCCCACCTCGACCAGATCGCCCCGACGGTCAGCAAAGGCAAGCGCCTCAAGAAAGGGAGCGTGATCGGCCGCGTCAACGACGAACTGATGTTCGAAGTGACCCAGAAGAACTACCATATCGACCCGCTGCAGGTGATACGCTAG
- a CDS encoding cell division protein FtsX — protein MKSLKSHFSLITALFSILITLQLFLSLDRVIGAYEQRLGDNYGIVVVSDNNLSLAFFQSIDSAISAVEPLSPTRMLQQLQQQTGDSQINLMTLNLPHFYRLRMAHFITPDAARALGERLLRDRAITRVETFAQQHDTVYRLLQLFKNVVSVLAAVVLLVTSLLIVKEMRLWQFQHRERMNIMALFGAPVWLRSAVLFRLAIVDAVIASVIATSVFLLVDHYGWMAQLLSLVQLQPTLFQPLHDVPLLTGVAISLSILLASMIVMGHKEEV, from the coding sequence ATGAAGTCTCTTAAAAGCCACTTCTCGCTGATTACGGCACTCTTTTCCATCCTCATCACCCTCCAGCTTTTTTTGAGCCTGGACCGTGTCATCGGGGCCTATGAACAGCGCCTGGGAGACAACTACGGCATCGTCGTCGTCAGCGACAACAACCTCTCCCTCGCCTTTTTCCAGAGTATCGACAGTGCCATCAGCGCCGTCGAGCCCCTGTCGCCTACCCGGATGCTCCAGCAGCTGCAGCAACAGACGGGCGATTCCCAGATCAACCTGATGACGCTGAACCTACCGCATTTCTACCGGCTGCGGATGGCCCACTTCATTACACCCGATGCGGCCCGCGCACTGGGAGAGAGGCTCCTGCGCGACCGCGCCATCACCCGTGTCGAGACCTTTGCCCAGCAGCACGACACCGTCTACCGTCTGCTGCAGCTCTTCAAGAACGTCGTCAGCGTCCTCGCCGCCGTCGTCCTGCTCGTCACCTCGCTGCTGATCGTCAAAGAGATGCGCCTGTGGCAGTTCCAGCACCGCGAACGAATGAACATCATGGCCCTCTTCGGCGCCCCGGTCTGGCTCCGCTCGGCCGTGCTGTTCCGCCTCGCCATCGTCGACGCCGTGATCGCTTCCGTGATTGCAACCAGCGTCTTTCTCCTGGTCGACCATTACGGCTGGATGGCGCAGCTGCTCTCGCTCGTGCAGCTGCAGCCGACCCTCTTCCAGCCGCTGCACGACGTGCCCCTGCTCACGGGCGTTGCCATCTCCCTCTCCATCCTGCTCGCCTCTATGATCGTCATGGGGCACAAAGAAGAGGTATGA
- a CDS encoding ATP-binding cassette domain-containing protein, which yields MDKIIVADNLSLGYGRHETIISKATFAIDSGSFVFITGASGSGKSTLLKSFFGALPLLSGALTVGGVDMDSISAKKLNFLRRHVGIVFQDYKLVKEWTIDKNVMLPLLINGYARDISEMQVEKLLGHVKLTHQRGKYPMELSGGEQQRVAMARALAHNPILILADEPTGNLDEYSSKVIWNLLEGANTQLEATVVVVTHHIPETLGIKYKHFHIEHGDVYEVS from the coding sequence ATGGATAAGATCATCGTCGCCGACAACCTCTCCCTGGGCTACGGCAGACACGAAACGATCATTTCCAAGGCGACCTTCGCGATCGACTCCGGCAGCTTCGTCTTTATCACCGGCGCCAGCGGGAGCGGGAAATCGACCCTGCTGAAATCTTTTTTCGGCGCCCTGCCGCTGCTCTCGGGCGCGCTCACGGTCGGCGGCGTCGACATGGACAGTATCAGCGCCAAGAAACTCAACTTCCTGCGCCGCCACGTCGGGATCGTCTTCCAAGATTACAAGCTTGTCAAAGAGTGGACGATCGACAAGAACGTCATGCTGCCGCTGCTCATCAACGGCTACGCCCGCGACATCAGCGAGATGCAGGTGGAGAAGCTCCTCGGCCACGTCAAGCTCACCCACCAGCGTGGCAAATACCCCATGGAGCTGAGCGGGGGCGAACAGCAGCGCGTCGCCATGGCCCGCGCCCTCGCGCACAACCCCATCCTCATCCTCGCGGACGAACCAACGGGGAACCTCGACGAATACTCTTCCAAAGTCATCTGGAACCTGCTGGAGGGAGCCAATACCCAGCTCGAAGCGACCGTCGTCGTCGTTACCCACCACATCCCCGAAACGCTGGGCATCAAGTACAAGCACTTCCATATCGAGCACGGAGACGTCTATGAAGTCTCTTAA
- the trmB gene encoding tRNA (guanosine(46)-N7)-methyltransferase TrmB — translation MPHLHIASFKAPAFPATADGVTFHYMADNTLHDDETLIAASVGEKAFFLLLKRLPDKTLLKADKITRPSATHFVKRALQAYAGVAGLDVLASNVDSGEANMHLGNDSALWTIHDFERDFPADREIRIEVGFGSGRHLLHQAKANPEILFIGIEIHKPSIEQVLKQINIQQLDNLLLLDYDARLFLELVPSNLAGRIYVHFPVPWDKKPQRRVIGEAFIAESIRVLKPEGKLELRTDSDNYFAYSFETFMALNQNHIEIYKNRALEVSSKYEDRWRRMEKNIYDVLMHNTEESGPLEAIAPFAFDAITPDPAHLEALNGTTLRFDEGFVHFERLYRTDDGRYMFRLSMGPYARPEHLYLILGDAPAYLPTPPVRSRTNARAHQLLIEALHG, via the coding sequence ATGCCCCACCTCCATATCGCTTCGTTCAAGGCCCCGGCCTTCCCCGCGACCGCGGACGGGGTTACGTTCCACTACATGGCGGACAATACCCTCCACGACGATGAGACCCTGATCGCCGCTTCCGTCGGGGAGAAGGCGTTCTTCCTCCTGCTCAAACGCCTGCCGGACAAGACCCTGCTCAAAGCGGACAAGATCACGCGCCCTTCGGCGACCCACTTCGTCAAACGCGCCCTTCAGGCCTATGCCGGTGTGGCGGGGCTGGACGTCCTGGCGTCGAACGTCGACAGCGGCGAAGCGAACATGCACCTGGGCAACGACAGTGCGCTGTGGACCATCCACGACTTCGAACGCGACTTCCCCGCCGACCGGGAAATCCGCATCGAGGTGGGATTCGGTTCCGGCCGCCACCTCCTTCACCAGGCCAAGGCGAACCCGGAAATCCTTTTTATCGGGATCGAGATCCACAAGCCCTCCATCGAACAGGTCCTCAAGCAGATCAATATCCAGCAGCTCGACAACCTCCTGCTGCTCGACTACGATGCCCGCCTCTTCCTGGAACTCGTCCCCTCCAACCTCGCCGGGCGCATCTACGTCCATTTCCCGGTCCCCTGGGACAAGAAACCCCAGCGGCGCGTCATCGGGGAAGCCTTCATTGCCGAAAGCATCCGGGTACTGAAACCGGAGGGGAAACTGGAACTGCGTACCGACAGCGACAACTACTTCGCCTACAGTTTCGAAACCTTTATGGCCCTGAACCAGAACCATATCGAGATCTACAAGAACCGTGCACTGGAGGTCAGCAGCAAGTACGAGGACCGCTGGCGCCGGATGGAGAAGAACATCTACGATGTGCTGATGCACAATACGGAGGAGTCCGGGCCGCTGGAAGCGATCGCCCCCTTCGCCTTCGACGCCATCACCCCCGACCCGGCGCACCTTGAGGCCCTCAACGGGACAACGCTGCGCTTCGACGAAGGGTTCGTGCATTTCGAACGCCTCTACCGTACCGATGACGGCCGCTATATGTTCCGCCTCTCCATGGGCCCCTATGCCCGTCCCGAGCATCTCTACCTGATCCTCGGCGACGCCCCCGCCTACCTCCCGACGCCGCCGGTGCGTTCCCGCACAAACGCCCGGGCCCATCAGCTCCTGATCGAGGCCCTGCATGGATAA
- a CDS encoding RluA family pseudouridine synthase, which translates to MQPTVLTFEAAGGERLDTFLGQAMNEPRNQIAHLIKNGLVAVEAKAAAKPGVKLKPGEKVTVTLPQMEPEEAQPIDFDVPILYEDDDLLIIDKPSGLTVHPAPSVKEPTLVDWLKHHDIRLSTLSGEERHGIVHRLDKGTSGVMIVAKTNEAHDALSKQLQDKSMGRYYLAVVTPPLKEDLTLVDKPIGRSPHNRLKMAVVPHGKSAQTLFKKLLLSTDEKEELIACKLFTGRTHQIRVHLESFSRHILGDHLYGIKSNPDKIQRILLHAYTLYFTHPRTGEVMRFTAPLPAALEERLQSHFATETLDETLAPDRIGTLFDTDTAD; encoded by the coding sequence ATGCAGCCAACTGTCCTGACTTTCGAAGCCGCCGGAGGCGAACGCCTCGACACCTTTCTGGGGCAGGCGATGAACGAACCCCGCAACCAGATCGCCCACCTCATCAAGAACGGTCTCGTCGCCGTCGAAGCCAAGGCGGCGGCCAAACCGGGGGTGAAACTCAAGCCCGGCGAAAAAGTCACGGTTACCCTGCCGCAGATGGAACCGGAAGAAGCGCAGCCTATCGATTTCGACGTCCCCATCCTCTATGAAGACGACGACCTGCTCATCATCGACAAACCCAGCGGCCTTACCGTCCACCCCGCCCCCAGCGTCAAGGAGCCGACCCTCGTCGACTGGCTCAAGCACCACGACATCCGTCTCTCGACACTGAGCGGTGAGGAGCGCCACGGCATCGTCCACCGCCTCGACAAAGGTACCAGCGGCGTCATGATCGTCGCCAAAACGAACGAGGCCCACGACGCCCTCTCCAAACAGCTCCAGGACAAGAGCATGGGACGCTACTACCTCGCCGTCGTCACCCCGCCGCTCAAAGAGGATCTCACCCTCGTCGACAAGCCGATCGGGCGAAGCCCCCACAACCGTCTCAAGATGGCCGTCGTTCCGCACGGCAAGAGCGCGCAGACCCTCTTCAAGAAGCTGCTCCTCTCCACGGATGAGAAGGAGGAGCTGATCGCCTGTAAGCTCTTTACCGGGCGCACCCACCAGATCCGCGTCCACCTGGAGAGTTTCAGCCGCCACATCCTCGGCGACCATTTATACGGCATTAAGAGCAATCCCGATAAAATCCAGCGTATTCTGCTGCACGCCTACACGCTCTACTTCACCCATCCCCGGACGGGGGAGGTGATGCGTTTTACGGCCCCGCTTCCCGCGGCGCTCGAAGAACGGCTGCAGTCGCATTTCGCTACGGAGACACTGGATGAGACGCTCGCCCCTGATCGCATCGGCACTCTTTTCGACACTGACACTGCTGATTAG
- a CDS encoding FtsW/RodA/SpoVE family cell cycle protein — MRRIDRRILAHFDFVIPALIVPLVLVSGWLIGEIHPLLAHKHLVYVGVGAVVFTFFFFLPVRRLSWMIPIFYWFNIGLLLAVEFFGHARLGAKRWIELPFVHFTMQPSELMKPAFILMLAYLVSRNPPPYGGYGWASFTKLSFFILLPFFLIAKEPDLGTATVLLLLGVGVLFLVGVRWKIWLTLAVGFIVSMPLIYTQLHDYQKKRITDFMSEKPSYHVQQSIIAIGSGGVVGKAKEEATQTQMKFLPIASSDFIFAYVVERFGFIGAVMLIGLYALIIIHLLGISLYTHDPYIKVVSASVSLLIFVYMGVNIAMTIGLAPVVGVPLPMFSYGGSSYVNFMILFGILENLMAFRFLELYHRRGKKSFV, encoded by the coding sequence TTGCGCAGAATAGATAGACGCATTTTAGCACACTTCGATTTTGTCATCCCGGCACTGATTGTGCCCCTTGTGCTGGTATCGGGGTGGCTGATCGGGGAGATCCACCCCCTGCTGGCGCACAAACATCTCGTCTACGTCGGCGTGGGGGCGGTCGTCTTCACCTTTTTCTTTTTCCTACCCGTGCGGCGGCTGAGCTGGATGATCCCGATCTTCTACTGGTTCAACATCGGGCTGCTGCTCGCCGTCGAGTTCTTCGGCCATGCGCGCCTGGGGGCAAAACGCTGGATCGAGCTTCCTTTCGTCCATTTCACCATGCAGCCCTCCGAGCTGATGAAACCGGCGTTCATCCTGATGCTGGCCTACCTCGTCTCGCGCAACCCGCCCCCTTACGGCGGGTACGGTTGGGCCTCGTTTACCAAGCTCTCGTTTTTCATCCTGCTTCCCTTTTTCTTGATCGCCAAAGAGCCGGACCTGGGGACGGCCACCGTCCTGCTGCTGCTGGGGGTGGGGGTGCTTTTCCTTGTCGGGGTGCGCTGGAAGATCTGGCTGACGCTGGCGGTGGGGTTCATCGTCTCGATGCCGCTCATCTACACCCAGCTGCACGACTACCAGAAGAAGCGGATCACGGACTTTATGAGCGAGAAACCGAGCTACCACGTGCAGCAGTCCATCATCGCCATCGGTTCGGGCGGTGTCGTCGGCAAGGCAAAAGAGGAGGCGACGCAGACCCAGATGAAGTTCCTTCCCATCGCGTCGAGTGACTTCATCTTCGCCTACGTCGTGGAGCGTTTCGGGTTTATCGGGGCGGTGATGCTGATCGGGCTGTACGCTCTCATCATTATCCATCTGCTCGGCATCAGCCTCTATACCCACGACCCCTACATCAAGGTCGTCAGCGCATCGGTCTCGCTTCTGATCTTCGTCTACATGGGCGTCAATATCGCGATGACAATAGGCCTTGCCCCGGTCGTCGGCGTCCCGCTGCCGATGTTCAGTTACGGCGGCAGCAGCTACGTCAATTTCATGATCCTCTTCGGGATCCTCGAAAACCTGATGGCCTTCCGCTTCCTCGAACTCTATCACCGCCGGGGCAAAAAAAGCTTCGTCTAA